The Eubacterium sp. MSJ-33 genomic sequence CAGAGAAGCTTGCACAGGCACTTGATGAGGAAAGCTACGAGAAATTATTTGTGAAGCGGGACACGAAGCCCGGTGATGTCAAAGTAAAGTTAAAGATTCTTGAATGGTTGCAGGATAGATTCTAAGTTGCTATAATATGGGAAATAAATTATTTCCTATGAAAGGCAAAAACCATGAAAAAGAATCTAGCAGTAATATTTGGCGGCCGCTCATCCGAGCATGAAGTATCCTGCGTGTCAGTTGTTACAATTGTCAAAGCAGTAGATCTTGAGAAATACAACATGTTCCTGATCGGAATTACAAAAGACGGTGAGTGGAAGCTTGTAGAAGATATCGCAAGCATTGAGGACGGAAGCTGGAAGGAAAGTCCTGTTTCTGCAATTATTTCGCCTGATACAAAGGGTGGACTTATTATTTCGCAGGACGATATGATGAAGGTACAGCCAATCGATGTGATCTTCCCTGTATTGCATGGCATGTATGGTGAGGATGGAACGATTCAGGGATTGTTCGAGATGGCAGACATCCCCTATGTCGGATGTGGCGTGTTTGCTTCTGCAGCTTCTATGGATAAGTTTTATACAAAATTGGTGGTTGATACACTTGGAATTCGTCAGGCTGTTTATGTGCCGGTGCTGGCAGAACAACTAGAGGATATGGACGAGGTGACAGCCCGCGTCGAAGCAAAGCTTTCTTATCCGGTATTTGTAAAGCCTTCCAAGGCAGGTTCTTCCAAGGGCGTTTCCAAGGCGGATGACCGTGCAGCATTGGTTGTCGCTTT encodes the following:
- a CDS encoding D-alanine--D-alanine ligase family protein, whose product is MKKNLAVIFGGRSSEHEVSCVSVVTIVKAVDLEKYNMFLIGITKDGEWKLVEDIASIEDGSWKESPVSAIISPDTKGGLIISQDDMMKVQPIDVIFPVLHGMYGEDGTIQGLFEMADIPYVGCGVFASAASMDKFYTKLVVDTLGIRQAVYVPVLAEQLEDMDEVTARVEAKLSYPVFVKPSKAGSSKGVSKADDRAALVVALKEAAKHDYKILVEETIVGREIECAVLGYGKGTKASRVGEILAAAEFYDFDAKYNNAESKTVIGADLPDGKEAEVQKDAVAIFNALDGFGLSRVDFFLEKDTNEVVFNEINTLPGFTSISMYPMLWKDKGYSIESLVETLIEMAKERP